The proteins below come from a single Salvelinus fontinalis isolate EN_2023a chromosome 1, ASM2944872v1, whole genome shotgun sequence genomic window:
- the LOC129837900 gene encoding arf-GAP with dual PH domain-containing protein 1 isoform X1 produces the protein MASESETNKRLLLDVLTRPGNDACADCGNAEPDWASVTLGVFVCQGCSLLHRGIPHISRVKSVQQESWEASEVELMAAMGNEAAKAKYEQKVPAFYYRPKHTDCKLLREQWIRARYERNEFEFIEKQEPYSAGYREGFLWKRGRDNGQFLSRKFILSEREGALKYFSKQEFVYLPQARDPKAVMKIETLNATFQPAKIGNPYGLQITYLRDNSTRNIFVYHSDSKEMVDWFNAIRAARFHYLQVAFPGASDEELVPKLTRSFMKEGFMEKTGPKHTEGFKKRWFTMDDRRLMYFKDPLDAYARGEVFIGSKENSYTVLSGLPPSIQGYHWNHGITIVTPDRKFLFACETEAEQKDWITAFQRVINRPMRPQEYAVEAHFKHKP, from the exons AGCCAGACTGGGCGTCGGTGActttgggtgtgtttgtgtgccagGGCTGCTCTCTCCTCCACAGAGGCATCCCCCACATCAGCAGGGTCAAGTCCGTCCAACAGGAGTCATGGGAGGCCTCAGAGGTGGAG CTAATGGCTGCCATGGGTAACGAAGCAGCCAAAGCTAAGTACGAGCAGAAGGTTCCAGCATTCTACTACAGACCCAAACACACAGACTGCAA GCTACTGCGGGAGCAATGGATCCGAGCCAGGTACGAGAGGAACGAGTTTGAGTTCATCGAGAAGCAGGAGCCTTACTCTGCAG GGTACAGAGAGGGGTTTCTATGGAAACGGGGCCGAGACAACGGTCAGTTCCTCAGTCGGAAATTCATCCTGTCAGAACGAGAGGGGGCGCTCAAGTACTTCAGCAAGCAGGAG tttGTGTATCTCCCCCAGGCGCGGGACCCCAAGGCGGTGATGAAGATTGAGACTCTCAACGCTACGTTCCAGCCGGCTAAGATAGGCAACCCCTACGGTCTGCAGATCACCTACCTTAGAGACAACAGCACCAGGAACATCTTTGTCTACCACAGCGACTCTAAG GAAATGGTGGACTGGTTCAACGCTATCAGAGCTGCCAGGTTTCATTACCTTCAGGTGGCCTTCCCTGGAGCCAGTGACGAGGAG CTGGTGCCCAAACTGACGCGTAGCTTCATGAAGGAGGGCTTCATGGAGAAAACAGGCCCAAAACACACAGAGGGCTTTAAGAAGAGGTGGTTCACCATGGATGACAGGAGACTCATGTACTTCAAAGATCCCCTG gaTGCCTATGCGAGGGGAGAGGTTTTCATCGGCAGTAAGGAGAACAGCTACACCGTGCTCTCGGGCCTTCCCCCCTCCATCCAGGGCTACCACTGGAACCATGGCATCACCATAGTAACACCAGACAGGAAGTTCCTGTTTGCCTGCGAGACAGAGGCGGAGCAGAAGGACTGGATCACTGCTTTCCAGAGGGTTATCAACAGACCCATGAGACCACAGGAGTACGCAG TGGAGGCCCACTTCAAACACAAGCCCTGA
- the LOC129837900 gene encoding arf-GAP with dual PH domain-containing protein 1 isoform X2, with product MASESETNKRLLLDVLTRPGNDACADCGNAEPDWASVTLGVFVCQGCSLLHRGIPHISRVKSVQQESWEASEVELMAAMGNEAAKAKYEQKVPAFYYRPKHTDCKLLREQWIRARYERNEFEFIEKQEPYSAGYREGFLWKRGRDNGQFLSRKFILSEREGALKYFSKQEARDPKAVMKIETLNATFQPAKIGNPYGLQITYLRDNSTRNIFVYHSDSKEMVDWFNAIRAARFHYLQVAFPGASDEELVPKLTRSFMKEGFMEKTGPKHTEGFKKRWFTMDDRRLMYFKDPLDAYARGEVFIGSKENSYTVLSGLPPSIQGYHWNHGITIVTPDRKFLFACETEAEQKDWITAFQRVINRPMRPQEYAVEAHFKHKP from the exons AGCCAGACTGGGCGTCGGTGActttgggtgtgtttgtgtgccagGGCTGCTCTCTCCTCCACAGAGGCATCCCCCACATCAGCAGGGTCAAGTCCGTCCAACAGGAGTCATGGGAGGCCTCAGAGGTGGAG CTAATGGCTGCCATGGGTAACGAAGCAGCCAAAGCTAAGTACGAGCAGAAGGTTCCAGCATTCTACTACAGACCCAAACACACAGACTGCAA GCTACTGCGGGAGCAATGGATCCGAGCCAGGTACGAGAGGAACGAGTTTGAGTTCATCGAGAAGCAGGAGCCTTACTCTGCAG GGTACAGAGAGGGGTTTCTATGGAAACGGGGCCGAGACAACGGTCAGTTCCTCAGTCGGAAATTCATCCTGTCAGAACGAGAGGGGGCGCTCAAGTACTTCAGCAAGCAGGAG GCGCGGGACCCCAAGGCGGTGATGAAGATTGAGACTCTCAACGCTACGTTCCAGCCGGCTAAGATAGGCAACCCCTACGGTCTGCAGATCACCTACCTTAGAGACAACAGCACCAGGAACATCTTTGTCTACCACAGCGACTCTAAG GAAATGGTGGACTGGTTCAACGCTATCAGAGCTGCCAGGTTTCATTACCTTCAGGTGGCCTTCCCTGGAGCCAGTGACGAGGAG CTGGTGCCCAAACTGACGCGTAGCTTCATGAAGGAGGGCTTCATGGAGAAAACAGGCCCAAAACACACAGAGGGCTTTAAGAAGAGGTGGTTCACCATGGATGACAGGAGACTCATGTACTTCAAAGATCCCCTG gaTGCCTATGCGAGGGGAGAGGTTTTCATCGGCAGTAAGGAGAACAGCTACACCGTGCTCTCGGGCCTTCCCCCCTCCATCCAGGGCTACCACTGGAACCATGGCATCACCATAGTAACACCAGACAGGAAGTTCCTGTTTGCCTGCGAGACAGAGGCGGAGCAGAAGGACTGGATCACTGCTTTCCAGAGGGTTATCAACAGACCCATGAGACCACAGGAGTACGCAG TGGAGGCCCACTTCAAACACAAGCCCTGA
- the sox8a gene encoding transcription factor SOX-8a — protein sequence MTEENSKSFNNHPCSPTGTASSMSQDDSDSDVPSSPTGSDGQAPRHSPGEGITPKLDTGEEDNRFPACIRDAVTQVLNGYDWSLVPMPTRGDRALKNKPHVKRPMNAFMVWAQAARRKLADQYPHLHNAELSKTLGKLWRLLSESEKRPFVEEAERLRVQHKKDYPDYKYQPRRRKSTKPGQSDSDSGAELAHLHPGQMYKAEPGLARPTSMGDGQHHLERTSQPHGPPTPPTTPKTELHLGVKHEGRHPLDGGRQNIDFSNVDISELSTDVISNMEAFDVHEFDQYLPLNGHGSADAPPNHGQGGQGPNPLSGSLSSSYGHTHSNASPWGPKGPGAGAAPPSSSSSSSNSDGLHHRTQIKTEQLSPRHYSSQHSHSSPPPHPDYTPLNSGSCPSSAASSLPSPQCDYADLQSPSYYSAYTSYPAGLYQYPYFHSSRHPYGSPLINSLVIPPPHSHSPTTNWEQTVYSTLTRP from the exons ATGACCGAGGAAAATAGTAAGTCGTTCAACAACCATCCATGCAGTCCAACGGGAACTGCCAGCTCGATGTCGCAGGACGACTCGGATTCGGACGTCCCGTCCTCTCCAACCGGCTCCGATGGACAGGCGCCCAGGCACTCACCCGGCGAAGGGATTACCCCAAAACTGGACACCGGCGAGGAGGATAACCGGTTTCCCGCGTGCATCCGAGACGCGGTGACTCAGGTGCTGAACGGATACGACTGGTCGCTCGTACCGATGCCAACACGAGGAGACCGAGCTCTGAAAAACAAACCCCATGTGAAGCGGCCAATGAACGCGTTCATGGTGTGGGCGCAGGCGGCGCGCAGGAAACTAGCGGACCAGTACCCGCATCTCCACAACGCCGAACTCAGCAAGACATTGGGGAAGCTATGGCG CCTGCTCTCTGAAAGTGAGAAGAGGCCATTtgtggaggaggcagagagactgAGGGTCCAACACAAGAAAGACTACCCTGACTACAAGTACCAACCACGGAGAAGGAAGAGCACCAAGCCAGGTCAGAGTGACTCGGACTCCGGGGCTGAGCTGGCCCACCTCCACCCGGGCCAGATGTACAAGGCTGAACCTGGTCTGGCCAGACCGACCTCCATGGGGGATGGACAACATCATCTAGAGCGAACAA GCCAACCACAtggaccccccacaccccccaccacccccaagACAGAGCTGCACCTGGGGGTGAAACACGAGGGCCGGCACCCTCTGGATGGTGGTCGGCAGAACATCGACTTCAGCAACGTGGATATCTCAGAGCTGAGCACTGACGTCATCAGCAACATGGAGGCCTTCGACGTCCACGAGTTTGACCAGTACCTGCCACTCAACGGGCATGGCTCTGCCGATGCACCTCCCAACCACGGGCAGGGGGGGCAAGGacccaaccccctctctgggtccCTAAGCTCCTCCTACGGCCACACCCACAGCAATGCCTCGCCTTGGGGTCCCAAAGGGCCGGGAGCGGGGGCGGCACCCCCTTCTTCCTCCTCGTCCTCAAGTAACAGCGATGGCCTTCACCACAGAACGCAGATCAAAACGGAGCAGCTGAGTCCCAGGCACTACAGCAGCCAGCACTCCCACAGCTCCCCGCCACCCCACCCCGACTACACCCCCCTAAACTCTGGGAGCTGCCCCTCCTCTGCAGCCTCCTCCTTGCCCAGCCCCCAGTGTGACTATGCAGACCTCCAGAGCCCCAGCTACTACAGTGCCTACACCAGCTACCCCGCAGGTCTCTATCAGTACCCCTACTTCCACTCCTCTCGCCACCCCTACGGCAGCCCGCTCATCAACAGCCTAGTTATCCCTCCACCCCACAGCCACAGCCCCACCACAAACTGGGAGCAGACTGTCTATTCCACACTCACCAGGCCTTAG